One Nitrospira sp. DNA window includes the following coding sequences:
- a CDS encoding Alkaline phosphatase, producing the protein MGWVERYHHCLIDADGNDQLFGDDGDDRLQGEGGNDRLFGGAGSDLLLGQSGDDQLDGDTGDDLLQGGSGVDVLRGGDGNDLMMGDFGADVADSLPFDPARGAGDLMDGGTGNDKMGGGERQRYTDRRRRRNGLRGANRGLE; encoded by the coding sequence ATGGGTTGGGTGGAACGATACCATCATTGCCTGATTGATGCCGACGGAAACGACCAACTCTTTGGCGATGATGGGGACGATCGCTTGCAGGGGGAGGGCGGAAATGATCGGCTCTTCGGCGGGGCCGGGAGTGACCTCTTGTTAGGCCAATCCGGCGACGACCAACTCGATGGAGACACGGGAGATGATTTGCTCCAAGGGGGCTCTGGGGTGGATGTGTTACGGGGTGGCGATGGCAACGATTTGATGATGGGGGACTTCGGCGCTGATGTTGCCGACTCTCTCCCGTTCGATCCAGCTCGGGGGGCCGGCGACCTCATGGATGGTGGAACCGGCAATGACAAGATGGGAGGGGGAGAGCGACAACGATACACTGACCGGCGGCGCCGGCGGAACGGATTGCGAGGAGCCAATCGCGGCCTAGAATGA